Proteins from one Kazachstania africana CBS 2517 chromosome 1, complete genome genomic window:
- the YCS4 gene encoding condensin subunit YCS4 (similar to Saccharomyces cerevisiae YCS4 (YLR272C); ancestral locus Anc_6.68), with the protein MSTFSLSEHLTRFQTADKKTFPPVERASNELNKIIDRLAVSPEQIDSDSDTLETLIDLCLSFPHLATKLQTQLTYLISSSLNNLTSEINGNLSTNINYNDLVLLLPQWRQHLEEYGFLIHVLLFFLQEDIHTASLRSSNLNRNRKNLNSAPSSNNENVETFKRCCGQVESLCDIIIKVLELNLSKIFQTTPEKDLFIGLFLRPLYSLTEVEPIVKVSYLKVLIQRIFCMSVKSHGQNSSIQNAIMTNLTYFLHLPNFNAELLTMLSNDYNYPQLTEDILKEISNRVFSAKDSTGPKSISSFLIKLSELSPVIMLRQMSLLIRLLNNSSITLRCSIVEACGNIVAQLAQDSQTFDHYKQQISVLIELLEERFQDSNPYVRTKAIQGCLKIVDLNLRINEKRSNFTKLSVRSLLDRSSLVRRNAIKLLSRLILKHPFSGIHGTQLKLADWTSNLQLAEEKSTEFSEDNNSQMEEEENDASELEREREAAAMESSHSEAIMKLKLMVAYYKDAISFIEDIHESIQRISNLLFSKNRNEVLEAMDFLVLTDAYDLEPSEQAIRKMLHLVWVKGTTDEGTSIATHLIDCYHQLFFTVPETFNTKERATHIAKNLIKLTTNASIADLASLEKLLGMMYEKSLIDENVVNVLWAIYNSCSNKKGDSPGFKKEQIHGSIIALGMLALENNEIILKGLDSLLNIGLGEMGDKDMLLCKYSCIALERMVDKKEISIKSAISTEHEGEAVRKLSSKIISHIKDPEFYPMCEQAISALFTISPQPDIVSSEIIREKTMMTFGKPEDADETVFSKNFSRVTSLSQLLFIVGQVAIKTLVYLEKCEAEFKKRKIEAEIRKGKEKDGQQPNKDLSTADESKDNELAMIGGTNEDDFTDAIQFVKENELLYGDNSILSKFCPLVEEIVSNSDRFNDTILQRTAVLCLEKLMLISSSYCEKSLPLLITVMEKSPDPIIRSNAVLGLGDMAVCFNNLLDENTDYLYRRLHDENLMVQRTCLMTVTFLILAGQVKVKGQLSEMAKCLENPDQGIGDMCRLFFAELATKDNAIYNGFIDIFSNLSSDEMLSKDGFKRIIKFLVAFIDKERHQKQLSEKLLNRLPKCDSQKQWDDIAFVLNCLPYKNDKLGAILEEGYKVVSARD; encoded by the coding sequence ATGTCCACATTCAGCTTGTCTGAACATTTAACAAGATTCCAAACAGCAGACAAAAAGACCTTTCCTCCTGTAGAGAGGGCATCCAATGAGCTgaataaaatcattgacAGATTGGCAGTATCGCCCGAACAAATAGATTCAGATTCAGATACCCTTGAAACTCTGATAGATCTTTGTCTGAGTTTCCCTCACTTAGCCACCAAATTGCAGACTCAATTAACATATCTGATTAGTTCATCGTTGAACAACTTGACCAGCGAAATTAATGGAAATCTGtcaacaaatataaattacaATGATttagttcttcttcttccgCAATGGAGGCAACATCTCGAAGAGTACGGGTTTTTGATACATGttttactattttttttgcaagAGGACATACACACGGCTTCTTTAAGATCTTCAAACTTGAATAGGAACAGGAAAAACCTGAATTCTGCACCATCTtccaataatgaaaatgttgaAACCTTCAAAAGATGCTGTGGCCAAGTTGAATCTTTATGTGATATAATCATTAAGGTATTAGAACTAAATTTATCGAAGATCTTCCAGACTACACCAGAAAAGGATTTATTTATTGGATTATTCTTGAGACCCTTATATTCGCTAACTGAAGTGGAACCAATAGTCAAAGTTTCATACTTAAAAGTTCTGATTCAACGGATTTTTTGTATGTCAGTGAAAAGTCATGGTCAAAACTCGAGTATTCAGAATGCaataatgacaaatttaacTTACTTTCTACACCTTCCTAATTTCAATGCCGAACTACTTACGATGCTATCAAATGATTATAATTATCCACAATTAACTGAagatatattgaaagagaTAAGTAACAGAGTATTCAGCGCTAAAGATTCTACAGgaccaaaatcaatttctaGTTTCTTAATTAAACTTTCTGAATTGTCTCCTGTTATTATGTTAAGACAAATGTCACTTTTGATACGACTTCTCAATAATAGTTCAATCACACTAAGATGCTCTATTGTCGAGGCTTGTGGTAATATCGTCGCCCAGCTGGCCCAAGATTCACAGACTTTTGATCACTACAAACAGCAAATATCAGTACTAATCGAGCTCttagaagaaagatttCAGGATTCAAACCCATATGTTAGGACAAAAGCAATTCAAGGCTGCTTAAAGATTGTAGACTTAAATCTTCGAATAAACgaaaaaagatcaaacTTCACTAAACTATCAGTTAGGTCCCTATTAGATAGATCTTCTTTGGTTAGAAGGAATGCAATCAAACTACTGTCAAGGCTCATACTCAAACATCCCTTTAGTGGCATACATGGTActcaattgaaattagcCGACTGGACTTCGAATCTTCAATTagcagaagaaaaatcaacAGAATTCTCTGAGGATAATAATTCTcaaatggaagaagaagagaatgATGCCTCTGAGCTTGAAAGGGAAAGAGAGGCAGCTGCAATGGAATCAAGCCACTCGGAAGCCATTATGAAACTTAAGCTTATGGTTGCCTATTATAAAGATGCGATTTCTTTCATAGAAGACATCCATGAAAGTATTCAGCGTATATCAAATCTACTTTTCTCCAAAAATAGAAACGAAGTCCTCGAAGCTATGGATTTCTTGGTTCTTACCGACGCATATGATCTGGAACCAAGTGAACAAGctataagaaaaatgttACATTTAGTTTGGGTAAAAGGGACAACTGATGAAGGGACTAGTATTGCCACACATCTTATCGATTGTTATCATCAGCTTTTCTTCACAGTCCCAGAAACTTTCAATACTAAGGAACGTGCGACACATATTGCAAAAAACCTAATTAAGCTAACTACTAATGCATCCATAGCAGACTTAGCCTCGTTAGAGAAGCTTCTTGGAATGATGTATGAGAAAAGTTTAATCGATGAAAATGTTGTGAATGTCTTGTGGGCAATATACAATTCTTgttcaaataaaaaaggGGATTCCCCAGGAttcaaaaaagaacaaatacATGGTTCAATAATTGCACTTGGTATGCTGGCACTAGAAAATAACGAAATAATTCTAAAAGGTCTAGATTCATTGCTTAACATCGGTTTGGGAGAAATGGGGGATAAAGATATGCTTCTGTGCAAATACTCATGCATAGCATTAGAAAGAATGGttgataaaaaagaaatatcaataaagTCTGCCATCAGTACAGAGCACGAGGGAGAAGCTGTACGAAAGCTATCGAGTAAAATTATAAGTCATATCAAGGATCCTGAATTTTATCCTATGTGTGAGCAAGCAATCAGTGCCCTCTTCACCATATCTCCCCAGCCAGACATTGTTTCGTCAGAAATAATTCGTGAGAAAACGATGATGACGTTTGGAAAGCCTGAAGATGCCGATGAAACAGTTTTTTCCAAGAATTTCTCAAGAGTGACATCCTTAAGTCAGTTGTTATTCATCGTTGGACAGGTGGCTATTAAAACTTTAGTCTACCTAGAGAAATGTGAAGCTGAATTTAAGAAACGTAAGATAGAGGCAGAAATACGAAAGGGGAAAGAGAAGGATGGACAACAACCAAATAAAGATCTATCAACCGCTGATGAAAGCAAAGATAATGAGCTGGCAATGATTGGCGGtacaaatgaagatgatttcaCGGACGCTATTCAATTTGTTAAAGAGAATGAGCTTTTATATGGGGACAACTCTATACTGAGTAAATTCTGTCCTTTAGTGGAAGAAATTGTCTCTAATTCTGATAGATTCAACGATACCATACTCCAGAGGACAGCCGTTTTGTGTTTAGAAAAGCTTATGCTGATATCCTCGTCGTACTGTGAAAAGAGCTTACCATTACTGATTACAGTCATGGAAAAATCACCTGATCCCATCATTCGTTCTAATGCTGTTCTTGGCCTAGGTGATATGGCGGTTTGCTTCAATAATCTGTTAGACGAAAATACAGATTACCTATATCGTAGGTTACACGATGAGAATTTAATGGTGCAAAGGACGTGTCTAATGACAGTTACTTTCCTCATTTTAGCTGGACAAGTTAAGGTCAAGGGTCAACTATCTGAAATGGCAAAATGTCTTGAGAATCCAGACCAAGGTATTGGTGACATGTGTCGTCTGTTCTTTGCTGAGTTGGCTACTAAAGATAATGCTATTTACAATGGttttattgatatatttagTAACCTTTCTTCAGACGAAATGTTAAGCAAGGATGGCTTCAAGAGAATCATAAAGTTTTTGGTTGCTTTTATCGACAAAGAAAGACATCAAAAACAATTAAGTGAAAAGCTTCTTAATAGGCTTCCAAAATGTGATTCGCAAAAACAATGGGACGATATTGCTTTCGTCCTAAATTGCTTGCcttataaaaatgataaactAGGAGCGATTTTGGAAGAAGGCTATAAAGTGGTTTCTGCTAGAGACTGA
- the BOP2 gene encoding Bop2p (similar to Saccharomyces cerevisiae YLR267W; ancestral locus Anc_6.59) → MPTRIPVKQKPFFNNLPPEILIQIIKCLSFSQRRSCLFDLINTLIAFQDPILDQYHYKLINDYIEKTTKFINCLSNGNSLDQYTSSPYINVLRDHFVKHTLNDLKDKSDYIFPNRLVLFIDDLTDFPAINKILSSSLLRSSSNTVFLTDIIYTPLSTNSSINNILPNLSTFIKVNCFIFEFKNPASVFATNNFWGIYDFNFFTFNDMTNRFTNNRIDNDDDTTIWMTPRCNQISFFSVQELQINYLTIDSFIYNIMETYSTSFPKFINTSNNNNNNTNNNNNNNNNNNNNKRQISCIELLFKLFLRNVDFYLPNLKSIKFINCYIKDTQKNETCNFIDLSTLMINKFKENSCPLKYLFNLHSLKNWEIPNITYFSGHRLKFDETTMTGSIERSKNCLRRNISLLHEMAVMENNDASPYYRIQLIPEGTKVSKILNWLPFESNNDSFYRGNSHQLNNDGENRWSHETGTFRNDNSVSDHNATISYNNDSNESLDYHEVRDLSEKFYSYKTKPIFCLKNNTLESLELRLLTVDNSSTTYIQGLFLQNLKSLVLQNYMLASKEPKVSDKYNSLVMANHDTDNNINNNSPSNNMDEYDMGQINLIGFSSWNHLPICEFIHFTYDNRNNDYNKINYLFKIKNLKANLPNINLLRSFENFIDERQQFISA, encoded by the coding sequence ATGCCCACTAGGATACCAGTGAAACAGAAGCcctttttcaataacttaCCACCTGAAATattaattcaaataattaaatGCTTAAGTTTCAGTCAAAGAAGATCGTGTCTGTTTGACTTGATTAATACTTTGATCGCATTTCAGGACCCAATTCTGGATCAATATCATTACAAACTAATAAATGACTACATAGAAAAAACTaccaaattcattaattgcCTCTCAAATGGGAACTCTTTAGATCAATACACTTCCTCTCCATATATCAATGTTTTAAGAGACCATTTCGTTAAACACACtttgaatgatttgaaagacAAAAGTGATTACATATTTCCAAACAGATTGGTGCTCTTTATCGACGATTTAACAGATTTTCCTGCTATAAACAAAATACTAAGTTCCTCTCTACTACGATCGTCATCAAACACCGTGTTTCTAACTGACATTATCTATACCCCTCTATCAACTAATTCctcaataaataatatcttACCAAATCTTTCTACCTTCATTAAGGTAAACTGTTTCATATTCGAATTCAAAAATCCAGCTAGTGTCTTCGCAACCAATAATTTCTGGGGTATCTACGActtcaacttctttacTTTCAATGACATGACTAATAGATTCACAAATAACCGAATTGATAACGATGATGATACAACTATATGGATGACTCCAAGATGTAATCAAATATCATTCTTTTCCGTACAAGAATTGCAGATAAACTATTTGACAATTGATTCCttcatatataatataatgGAAACATACTCTACTTCTTTCcccaaatttatcaatacgagtaataacaataataacaatactaataataataataataataataataataataataataataaaagacAAATATCGTGCATCGAATTactattcaaattatttcttaGAAATGTCGATTTttatttaccaaatttaaaGTCAATTAAATTCATAAATTGTTATATTAAAGATACTCAAAAGAATGAAACGTGTAATTTTATAGATTTATCAACTTTAAtgataaataaatttaaagaaaattcatgtccattgaaatatcttttcaatttacattcattgaaaaattgggaAATTCCAAATATAACATATTTTTCTGGTCACAGgttgaaatttgatgaaacaACAATGACAGGTTCGATCGAGagatccaaaaattgtcttagaagaaatattaGCCTATTGCATGAAATGGCTGTAATGGAAAATAACGATGCATCTCCATACTATAGAATACAGCTCATTCCAGAAGGTACGAAGGTAAGTAAAATCTTAAATTGGTTACCCTTCgaatcaaataatgattcTTTTTATCGTGGCAACAGTCATCAGTTAAATAATGATGGTGAAAATCGATGGTCTCATGAAACAGGTACTTTCAGAAATGATAACTCTGTTAGTGACCATAATGCTACTATTTCCTATAATAATGATTCTAACGAAAGTTTAGATTATCATGAAGTCAGAGATTTATCAGAGAAATTCTATTCTTACAAAACCAAACCTATCTTTTGCCTAAAAAACAATACCCTAGAATCACTAGAATTGAGATTATTAACAGTTGATAATAGCTCTACTACATATATTCAAGGATTATTTTTACAGAATCTGAAAAGCCTGGTCTTGCAGAATTATATGTTAGCTAGCAAAGAACCAAAAGTCTCTGATAAGTACAATTCCCTCGTCATGGCAAACCATGACACTGATAAcaatataaataataattctcCCTCTAATAACATGGATGAGTATGATATGGGACAAATAAACCTCATAGGTTTTTCTTCATGGAATCATTTACCAATATGTGAATTCATTCATTTCACTTACGACAACAGGAATAATgattataataaaatcaattacCTTTTCAAGATCAAAAATCTGAAAGCAAACTTGCCTAACATTAACCTTCTCAGaagctttgaaaatttcatagATGAAAGACAACAGTTCATCTCGGCCTAA
- the SEC22 gene encoding SNAP receptor SEC22 (similar to Saccharomyces cerevisiae SEC22 (YLR268W); ancestral locus Anc_6.62), which translates to MIKSTLIYREDGLPLCASVDDENNSTLNEQKKKVKLVISRMTPQSIDRATLESGDYEINYIKKDIIIFFVICEKGYPRNLAFSYLNDVAEEFQHSYSNEYGKVTVRPYAFVTFDTFLQKSKKIYSDKKVQDNLDQLNQELVGVKQIMSKNIEDLLYRGDSLDKMSDMSASLKETSKKYRKKAQKINLELLISQYAPIAIVAFTFVFLIWWIFLR; encoded by the coding sequence ATGATTAAATCCACATTGATTTATAGAGAAGATGGTTTGCCTCTATGTGCATCCgtagatgatgaaaataactCAACACTCAAtgaacaaaagaaaaaggtCAAATTAGTCATATCGAGAATGACACCACAATCTATAGATAGAGCAACATTAGAAAGTGGTGATTATGAAATAAACTACATTAAAAAAGATATCATTATCTTTTTCGTCATCTGTGAAAAGGGTTACCCACGTAATTTGGCATTCTCGTATTTAAATGACGTTGCTGAAGAATTTCAGCATTCATATTCTAATGAATACGGTAAAGTGACAGTAAGACCATATGCATTTGTCACTTTTGACACTTTCTTACAAAAGagtaagaaaatttatagTGATAAGAAAGTTCAAGATAATTTAGATCAACTGAATCAAGAATTAGTCGGTGTAAAACAAATCATGTCCAAAAATATCGaagatttattatataGAGGCGATTCGTTAGATAAAATGAGTGATATGAGTGCATCATTGAAGGAAACTTCTAAGAAATACAGGAAAAAAGCCCAAAAAATTAATCTCGAATTATTGATTAGTCAATACGCCCCAATCGCCATCGTCGCGTTCACTTTTGTATTCTTAATATGGTGGATCTTCCTAAGATAA
- the DCS1 gene encoding 5'-(N(7)-methyl 5'-triphosphoguanosine)-(mRNA) diphosphatase (similar to Saccharomyces cerevisiae DCS1 (YLR270W) and DCS2 (YOR173W); ancestral locus Anc_6.63), producing MESNTAPKSDLRSLINRFKYERVLESNPQTKVISLLGTIDSKAAIVIAEKTHFTFDETIRRPSQTDENIPIFYHCENEYSCINGIQELKEITTNDIYHWGLGVLRQNIEYNPTCKFSLIWPATSVHIRKYDQQTYHVVRENPDMYKRIVKPYIEEMSNPNRLKWVYNILYEGGEAEQVVYKDYNENEKDEGFVILPDMKWDGVNMDSLYLVLIAYRDDIRSIRDLKPKDRQWLMRLNTKIRSVIPACYNYGISPDELRIFIHYQPSYYHFHIHIVNVKHAGLGNNIAAGKAILLDDVIEMLTYLGPEGFEAKTITYVLGENHELWRRGIEQEVEKQLKEDGIPKQPKIFNGFSMDNVKQTIDYDGPDPLS from the coding sequence atggAATCAAATACTGCACCAAAATCAGATTTACGCTCGTTAATCAACAgattcaaatatgaaagAGTCCTAGAATCGAATCCACAAACAAAGGTCATTTCATTACTAGGAACTATCGATTCAAAAGCTGCTATTGTAATTGCAGAAAAGACCCATTTTACATTCGATGAAACTATTCGTAGGCCTTCTCAAACCGATGAAAATATACCGATTTTTTACCATtgtgaaaatgaatattcCTGTATCAACGGTATTCaagaattaaaagaaattactACTAATGACATTTACCATTGGGGACTTGGTGTCTTAAGACAAAATATCGAATACAATCCAACTTGTAAATTCAGTTTGATTTGGCCAGCTACATCTGTTCACATCAGAAAATATGATCAACAAACTTATCACGTCGTTAGAGAAAATCCTGATATGTATAAGAGAATCGTTAAACCAtacattgaagaaatgagTAACCCAAATAGATTGAAATGGgtttataatattctttatGAAGGCGGAGAAGCCGAACAGGTGGTTTATAAGGACTACAAtgagaatgaaaaagatgaaggTTTTGTTATTTTACCAGACATGAAATGGGACGGTGTTAACATGGATTCCTTATATTTAGTGCTTATTGCTTATAGAGATGATATAAGATCTATCAGAGATTTGAAACCAAAAGATAGACAATGGTTGATGCGTTTAAATACTAAGATCAGATCGGTTATCCCTGCATGCTATAACTATGGTATTAGTCCCGATGAACTaagaattttcattcattACCAACCATCATACTACCATTTCCATATTCATATTGTTAACGTGAAACATGCAGGGTTAGGTAACAATATTGCCGCAGGAAAAGCtattttattagatgatgtcattgaaatgtTAACTTACTTGGGTCCAGAAGGTTTTGAAGCTAAAACAATCACTTACGTCTTGGGTGAAAATCATGAATTATGGAGAAGAGGTATAGAACAAGAGGTTGAAAAACAATTGAAGGAAGATGGTATCCCAAAGCAACCAAAAATCTTTAATGGTTTTTCCATGGATAATGTCAAACAAACAATAGATTATGATGGCCCAGACCCTCTGTCATAA
- the CMG1 gene encoding Cmg1p (similar to Saccharomyces cerevisiae YLR271W; ancestral locus Anc_6.64) translates to MKVKRRSAINFDDDSPGPTFDLNGEQRKRFKAIQTLGSSYDDPEKHNGEKYKQEEEPPMEDEELQRLIPRGYSLLRKMGYTPEKEHTSQFDIKQVPNDFKEIDKKLKQEEYRRWINKTHSQKVLVDRWHKLQKIAFEMTGDVEIYKPDADPRDFNVLWRGYIKVLNEACRQSNRRKSVTANGSDRDKQSNAADNTTKGPEVAEHQQKPSALENRATYKEDPELDILDEMSTEQKIMKLNIFLRTELYYCFYCGVKYKDEADLYKHCPGLGPEDHE, encoded by the coding sequence ATGAAAGTAAAGAGACGTTCTGCcataaattttgatgatgacaGTCCAGGTCCAACGTTTGATCTAAATGGCGAACAGCGGAAGAGGTTCAAAGCCATTCAAACGTTGGGGTCTTCATACGATGATCCAGAAAAGCATAATGGAGAGAAATATAAACAAGAGGAAGAGCCCCCAatggaagatgaagagtTACAGCGTCTGATACCCAGAGGGTATAGCCTACTACGTAAGATGGGCTATACTCCAGAGAAGGAGCACACATCGCAATTCGATATAAAGCAGGTACCAAACGACTTCAAGGAAATAGACAAGAAGTTAAAGCAAGAAGAGTATAGGAGGTGGATAAATAAAACACACAGTCAAAAGGTATTAGTTGATAGGTGGCATAAACTGCAGAAAATTGCATTCGAAATGACTGGCGATGTCGAGATTTACAAGCCAGATGCAGATCCCAGAGATTTTAATGTCCTTTGGAGAGGATACATAAAAGTGTTAAATGAGGCATGCAGACAATCTAATAGGCGTAAAAGTGTTACTGCAAATGGCAGCGACCGTGATAAGCAGAGTAACGCGGCTGATAATACGACAAAAGGCCCCGAAGTGGCTGAGCACCAACAAAAGCCTTCTGCTTTGGAAAACAGAGCAACATATAAGGAAGATCCTGAACTAGACATTCTTGATGAAATGAGTACTGAAcaaaagataatgaaactGAACATATTTTTAAGGACAGAGCTATACTACTGTTTCTATTGCGGCGTCAAATATAAGGACGAAGCAGATCTATATAAGCATTGCCCAGGGTTGGGACCAGAAGATCACGAATGA